The nucleotide sequence TGGTAGCCGGGCTGCTGGCCGTACCCGGGGTCGGCGTAGCCCGGCTGCTGCGGGTATGCGGGCGGCTGCCCGTAGCCCGGTGCGGGGGGCTGTGCATAACCTGCGCGCGGATCCGGAGCCTGACCGTTGCCCGGCTGGTCCTGCGGCCGTTGGCGCTCCGCCTGCTGCGAGTACCCGCCCGGGTAGCCGCCCTGCTGCGGTGGACCCTGGTACCCGAAGGACTCGGCCGGCTGCGGGTAGCCCGGAGGCTGGCCGTGCCCGCCCTCCGAGTAGCCGCCCTGGGGGTAGCCGGCCGGCGGGCCGTAGGGGTACCCGCCCTGCGGTGCGGCGGGCGCGGGGCCCTGGGGCCCGCTGGCCGCGGGGGCGTCCGGTGCGGCGGGTGCCGGGTAGCCACCGGAGCGCTCGCCCGGCTCGGCACCGGGTCCCGCGTCCTCGGCGGCACTGACGGGCTGCCAGGGTGCCCGCGGCGCGGAGTCTGGTCCCTGCCCCTCGGGGTGGCGGTCAAAGCCGTTGTCCTGGCTCATGGGGGCTGCTCCTGAGAGGTGGGCGAGGTCACCAGACCCACGCTGGGGGTGCGGCACGTGCTCGGATGAACTCGGTGCGGGCGGGCGGTAGGGCATGGCGTGCACCGCGTCGGGGTCGACGCTCGAGGTGATGCGGAACTGCCCGGTGTGCAGGGAGTCGGAGGGCTCCAGGCGCACCGCGACGCCGCCGTAGGTCTGCCAGGCGTGCTGGTCGATCTCGTCACGGGCGAACCCGGCGAGCATGTCCGCAGCCTTGCGCTGGTCCCCGGCGAGGCGGGTGTGGTCGGAGGTGCTGAGTGCCACGACATAGCTGTTGGGGGCGAGCCAGTGGCCACCGGGAAGCTGGCGGGCGCCGTCGGAGGCTTCCCTGCGCACAGCCTGCTCCAGCTCCTGCGGAACCACCCCGCCCCCGAACACCCGGGCAAAGGCGTCTCCGACAGCGTCCTCGAGCTTGCGCTCGAAGCGTTGGACGATGCCCACTGCGGCCCTCCTCCTGAGTTGTCCAGATCGTGCCTTGTCAGCCGAT is from Rhodococcus sp. X156 and encodes:
- a CDS encoding DUF3662 and FHA domain-containing protein, encoding MGIVQRFERKLEDAVGDAFARVFGGGVVPQELEQAVRREASDGARQLPGGHWLAPNSYVVALSTSDHTRLAGDQRKAADMLAGFARDEIDQHAWQTYGGVAVRLEPSDSLHTGQFRITSSVDPDAVHAMPYRPPAPSSSEHVPHPQRGSGDLAHLSGAAPMSQDNGFDRHPEGQGPDSAPRAPWQPVSAAEDAGPGAEPGERSGGYPAPAAPDAPAASGPQGPAPAAPQGGYPYGPPAGYPQGGYSEGGHGQPPGYPQPAESFGYQGPPQQGGYPGGYSQQAERQRPQDQPGNGQAPDPRAGYAQPPAPGYGQPPAYPQQPGYADPGYGQQPGYQGGYPQQGASYPSQGHPSQDSAPAYSGAGYAPAGYSQPSYPQQGPSYPQPENNPGAEQAYPQSGGFETQVGYYDERYGGPQASASQGLTASLHLDDGSGRTHTLKNGSNVVGRGQDADFRVADTGVSRRHLEITWDGSVAMLTDLGSTNGTAVNGSPVQNWQLADGDVIRAGSSNVVVHIQN